The Stieleria maiorica genome includes the window GCGACGCTCCTCCATAACAGGTCACCGCTGGAAGTGATTTGCATTTTGGCGACGAGGCCTCCCATGCTGTGGGCTGCCAAAATCACGTTGGACAGTTGGGGGTCTCTTCCACAAGGATCGAATCTTCGGCACATGGTTTCAAGCTGGCTTCGCAACTCCGCTGCACTGCCTAGAAAAGTGCGGCCGGTCGGGTACTCGAAAACCCAGATCTGAAAACGCTCATCAAACCCGGGACGGGCTTTCAGTTCATTGACCATTTCGGCCCACGTGAAGCGGTCCGAAAGCAATCCATGGATGAATACGACTGGGATTTTACCTGGCTGATAGGGCTCAAGTGTGTACAGACGAGCACCCGAGATGCCCAATCTTGGCCCCGTCGCGAAAGGCTGCAGGAACCCCTCGAATACACCGCCTTGTCGTGTCGACAAGCGATAGACGATCGGCGCCGACAGATCCTTCGCAATCGGACACGGCATTGCACCGACCTGGACGGTATCCACTCGCAACGGATCATAAAGCGCAATTGCAAGTGTCTGCCTCGACCAATTGAAGTGCTGAGAACACCTATCGGTGATGGGATCAGGTTGTTGCGAATCCTCTAGCCTCATTGTTGCAGCAAAGACGCTCTCTCGTGGCCGGAATGACCGATCTTGCCGCCGGCAGCTTGAGACAACGAGCGGGATCCCTACGCCTGGACGGGCGTAGTACTTGCTCAGCTTCGCAGTCTGGTAATCCCCAACAGCAGAAAGGAAATCAAAGTCCTCAGCCTGCCAAACAAATCCTCGATGACGGATAGGAATACGTACGACCTTGCCGCATTGGATCACCGTGAGTCCGCTACGTGGATCGAGTCGCCCGTACTGCTGGCCGGTGATGACCAGCTTTTGCAAGGAAGATTGATGCAATTGGCGGGCGCGACCGACCCGCTGATCACCAGTTTGAATTGGCACCCCGTCTGCGTTGATAGTCAGTCGCGCGGCTGCAAAGAAAAAGTCGACACAAGACTCGTCGGCCCGATCTTGTAATTCGATCGCGTATGCATATATCCGTTCGACTTCGGATAGATCATCACGAGAAGACGCATTGCTGGCGGGCAGTGCGAAGGTCGGCGAACGCCAGATGTCACGTGCGCAGGCTCTCCCACCCGGTCCAGCAAACCAGAGCAGCTGGAGCAGAAGGAGCACGGACCGATTCAGCATGCCATGGACAGACAAAGTATGATCTCGAGTACCCAAGAACCTTGACATCCATGTCAGACGCCCCGCGGAAAGTTTCGCGGAAGACGTCGCCGGGAGCGGAACAAGACCGGCCCGGGAGATGTGTATCGGCGCCGATTGAACGCGCCACAAAAGTTTTTGCCATCGTCACATTTAAAAGAAGTCCACGGTCTGCGCAACAAGTTCCGGTCGCACGGACGACACACTCCAACCCCACCTTCCAAGTGGTGCCACCCATCTAACTATGCCCCTTCCGTTTGGCATTCGCTAATTGTTCGGGCGCGCAGCCCCCCGGAGCCTTCAGTCATGGTGTTCGCGGTTTCTCAAAGCACAGGCAGCCGCACGACCAGCTCATTTTACGAGCCGCCAGAGATTCTCCCGCGCAGGGCAATGCGGCGGCGCTGAGGAGACCACCGGTGCTGCACGGCGGAGGATCTTTCGATCATCCAGCAGATCGCCTAGAGACATAACCGCTGAGCAGATTGCTCCGCAGAAGATCGCGGCCGCGCATCGACGGTTGGTGATCAAGGCTCAGACGCGTCGCCCTGCCCTCGTCACTCCCTTGCGGCCGACCGCGGGACTGCCGGAAAGTGTTCCGCCGCGCGACCCCACAGCGATTCGAAGGCGTCACCTGCCGCACACCATCACTTTCACGCGGCGAAGCATTGGGCGACGCTCCGCTGCCCCTTGGACCAGTGACGGCCGGTCGATTCAGCGAACTTGCCCATCGCGCTCGGTGATCCCGCGCAACAGCTCTGGCCAAAGTACCGCTTGAAGTTCCATACCAAGTCACGCCACATCGACAGATCGATTCCCAATCGGGTCAGCACCGACTGCATGCCCTCGGGAACTTCGCGCCCCGACCCTTCGTCACTTTGCTTGGCCGTCCACCGCAGCAACTTCAAATAGTCGCCCCAGTCCAGATCCAGAAACCCCTTGTCACTGGCGCGCACGCCGCCTTCGCTGAGCTCTGGGTCACTCGCCGGCTTCTTCCCCAGCCGAAACGGCGCCAGCCAGCCGTCACGCCGAATCCGCTTGCCGGTCGGATTGACGCGTTTCTTCTTGCGTCGCTCCTTCAACGCTTCGACCGGCGTTTCGCGAATCGTTTTCCCTGCCTCCGCCGTGTCAACGGGAACCAAGTCAAACGCCGCTGAGTCGATCTGGTCACCTTGATCTGCTTTGATGCGGTCGTAGGCCGAGGTGTGAGGGGCCTGATCCGGCGTTTCCGCCATCGCCGCCCGAACCGGATTCAGGTCCACGTACATCGCACAGGCCAGCAAGCCCGCTTCATCGGCAATCGCCTGCGCCTTGAAACGGCCCTCCCAGAACCGTCCCGTGCATTCATCCTGTTTGTTGGCCATGCGGGCGATCGGTTCACTCAGTGCACGCATGAACCAGGACAGATCCGATAGTCGATGTCGAATCTCTGCCAGCCTTTCCTTGTCACGTGCCAAAGTGGCGACATCATTTTCGGTCGGTTCGGCGAGGTGTTCTTCCAATCGCCGCCCGGGGAAGACTCTTAGCCAGCGAATCGCGACCTCCTGATCCGACCAGGCTTGAACGACGTCGGGGCGATTGCGAAGGATCAGGTGCATGTGATTGGAGAGGATGGCGTAGGTCAGCACATCGACGCCAAAAACCGAAGCGAGGGCCTCCATCCGCCGCCGGATCCATTCACGGCGAAAGCCGTAATCCTTTCCGGTCTGCGGATCCACGCCGGCCAGATAGGCCCTTCGCACGCACCGCTGCACGCAGTGCATCATCGAAATCTCCGCCGGATCAAACTGCTCCGACCGCAATGCACGTCCCATGGTTGTCCCCCCCAAAAGTGAGTCCGGCAATTCTAGCACTCACCCCCCGATGGTCAATAGATGGGTGGCACCTAAATAGATGGGTGGCACGAGATAGATGGATGAGGTGCTTGGGCCGGTTGCGCGGTCTGCTAGCGGTCGTCAGCGACTAGCTCACTAATCCGGCTTTCGAGTGCCTCGGCCGAGTCAAATCCGACGCTGTAGTCGACCACCGTTCCTTGGCGATCGACAAAGAAGGTCGTCGGGTAGGCGCCAACAAAGTACGCGTTCGATGCGACCTCACCTCCCCCAAGCACGATCGGATGCTCCAACCGGTTCTGCGCCGCGAACTCGGCCACCACGTCCGGTGCTTCGTCGTACCCATTGACCGCAACGATCGCGAAACGACCTTCGTATTTCTGATTCATCCGAGTTAAATGCGGGGCTACTTGGCGACACGGCCCGCAAGCGACACCCCAGAAGGTCACCAGCGCCGGCCGGCCACTGATAAACCGACTCAGCTCCAATCTGCCCCCGCCCAAAAGATCCAAGTCGAACGTGGGTACCGTCTGTCCGATCAGTTTTTCCGGCGCCCCTCCTCCCGGAGAATGGACATACCCGATCGATTCGAACCCTAACGTTCGCGCCAATGCCATCGCCGGTGAAGGACGATACCGTTTTTGCTGGGATTGGATAAACTCAAACAGGGGACCCTCCGTGACATTCTCCGGAATGGTTGGCGGTCGGCGGGCATCAAAGAGCTGTTCCACCAGCTCCCGCCCCGCGTCGGTACTATGCACCCGGAATAGCAGCTTCTCTTTCGCCGGCCCCAGCCCCATTGACCGGACCGCACGCTCAATCACAGAGCGGAGTTCGGGTGACAAATCCATCTGCCGACCATCAAACGGCTGCTTAATCTCGATCACACCATCCGCATCGCCGATGGCAAGGCGGGACAGTTTGGTACGAATCGGATACGCCTTGATCCATCGATCAGCAATGATCGGTTCGACATTGGACTCCGAATCGTCACGCTGCCCTAACGCCGCATACTGGTCCGCCCAACGAACCGAGGTGTTGACTTCCGAGATGAAAACGGATCGAAATCCTGCCGCTCGGCTGATTCGGTCAAGCGTCTTCTTGATCTCCGTGCGAACCGGCCCCGTAACTTCGACGGGAAAATGGAATCGCATCACCAGCTTCAACTCTTCCGGTGCGACCGCGGCAACCCTCCGCAGTTGTGACGCCAGCCCCGATCGGTCAACGGCATCGGAATCAAATTTGGAATCAACCAGAAACGCATTGCAGTCAACAATCGCAAACGCGCTCGCCGTGGCTGATATTTCGCTCCGCTGCGCCTCGGTACGAATAGCCGCCGCAAAAAACGGCAGCACTTTGCCTCCTTCATCGCCCCGCGCCAATGGCGAAACAGCAACGACGAGCACGCTAAGGCCTGTCAACCAAACCGTCGATCGACGCTGCATCACTTCACTCCACAAAACCAATTCAGATCAGATCGACGCGTTTCTACGGTCCGCCCCTATTTCACGTTCTCTTTCTTCCCGCCGGGTCGCTTTTGCGATTTCGGCTTCGCCCCCGAATCGCGACGCCGAAACGCTTCCATGGCTTCCGCGCGACTCTTTCCCTTGTACCGACCTTGATGCGCCAGCGCGTCGAGTTCCGTCTCGACCCCTTCGTCTCCCTGCGATTGCATCCATTGGCGAAGCTGCCCCTTGAGCCGCGTGACGACTTCAATGTGTTGGGGATCGTCGACGATGTTGTTCATCTCCAACGGGTCGACGTCACAATCGAACAACTCGAATTCGGGACGGTATTGGTACTTCCGCACCAACTTTGCCGCTTCGGCGTCACCGCCCCTCCCGGCCTGGACCATCGATTGAAAATAATCCGCCTTGGTACAAGCGTTGGTAAACTTCGTCTCGTGGTTCAGATTCCAAATCAGCCGATACCGATCGTCACGCACCGAACGGATCGCATAGGCGTCGCTGCCGTTGATGATCCCCCGCGTCGTCATGATGCCATAGGTGACTGACTTGTGAGTGTCGGTTTGCCCCGTCAACACCGGGACAAAACTCTTTCCGTCGAGCACCTCCGCCGGCTCCCCACCGGCCGCTTCAACAAACGTCGGCGTGACATCGACGTATTCCACCATCGCGTCGCTGACCGCCCCCGGTTGCACCCGCCCCGGCCAACGCACGATCATCGCGGACTGCAGCCCATTCCCATAACACGTCCATTTGGCAAACGGAAACGAATTACCCTGCTCGGAGACGACGACCACCAAGGTGTTGTCAGCCATCTCATGCTTGTCGATCAGTTCC containing:
- a CDS encoding transposase produces the protein MGRALRSEQFDPAEISMMHCVQRCVRRAYLAGVDPQTGKDYGFRREWIRRRMEALASVFGVDVLTYAILSNHMHLILRNRPDVVQAWSDQEVAIRWLRVFPGRRLEEHLAEPTENDVATLARDKERLAEIRHRLSDLSWFMRALSEPIARMANKQDECTGRFWEGRFKAQAIADEAGLLACAMYVDLNPVRAAMAETPDQAPHTSAYDRIKADQGDQIDSAAFDLVPVDTAEAGKTIRETPVEALKERRKKKRVNPTGKRIRRDGWLAPFRLGKKPASDPELSEGGVRASDKGFLDLDWGDYLKLLRWTAKQSDEGSGREVPEGMQSVLTRLGIDLSMWRDLVWNFKRYFGQSCCAGSPSAMGKFAESTGRHWSKGQRSVAQCFAA
- a CDS encoding sulfatase family protein, translating into MLSHSKQFAIAALVALLWLPTALSDAATARPNLVFVIADDCTFRDIGCYGGQAHTPNIDALAEQGMKFTRCFQAAPMCSPTRHNIYTGLYPVKSGAYPNHTFAKAGTQSIVHYLKPLGYRVALSGKTHIDPKEVFPFEYSGVKNNPDMSAIDQLLSECAESSTPFCLFACSNEPHSPWNKGDASRYPPEQVKLPPYLADTPVMRENFSRYLAEITYYDDQVGQILELIDKHEMADNTLVVVVSEQGNSFPFAKWTCYGNGLQSAMIVRWPGRVQPGAVSDAMVEYVDVTPTFVEAAGGEPAEVLDGKSFVPVLTGQTDTHKSVTYGIMTTRGIINGSDAYAIRSVRDDRYRLIWNLNHETKFTNACTKADYFQSMVQAGRGGDAEAAKLVRKYQYRPEFELFDCDVDPLEMNNIVDDPQHIEVVTRLKGQLRQWMQSQGDEGVETELDALAHQGRYKGKSRAEAMEAFRRRDSGAKPKSQKRPGGKKENVK
- a CDS encoding TlpA family protein disulfide reductase; protein product: MQRRSTVWLTGLSVLVVAVSPLARGDEGGKVLPFFAAAIRTEAQRSEISATASAFAIVDCNAFLVDSKFDSDAVDRSGLASQLRRVAAVAPEELKLVMRFHFPVEVTGPVRTEIKKTLDRISRAAGFRSVFISEVNTSVRWADQYAALGQRDDSESNVEPIIADRWIKAYPIRTKLSRLAIGDADGVIEIKQPFDGRQMDLSPELRSVIERAVRSMGLGPAKEKLLFRVHSTDAGRELVEQLFDARRPPTIPENVTEGPLFEFIQSQQKRYRPSPAMALARTLGFESIGYVHSPGGGAPEKLIGQTVPTFDLDLLGGGRLELSRFISGRPALVTFWGVACGPCRQVAPHLTRMNQKYEGRFAIVAVNGYDEAPDVVAEFAAQNRLEHPIVLGGGEVASNAYFVGAYPTTFFVDRQGTVVDYSVGFDSAEALESRISELVADDR
- a CDS encoding esterase/lipase family protein codes for the protein MLLLLQLLWFAGPGGRACARDIWRSPTFALPASNASSRDDLSEVERIYAYAIELQDRADESCVDFFFAAARLTINADGVPIQTGDQRVGRARQLHQSSLQKLVITGQQYGRLDPRSGLTVIQCGKVVRIPIRHRGFVWQAEDFDFLSAVGDYQTAKLSKYYARPGVGIPLVVSSCRRQDRSFRPRESVFAATMRLEDSQQPDPITDRCSQHFNWSRQTLAIALYDPLRVDTVQVGAMPCPIAKDLSAPIVYRLSTRQGGVFEGFLQPFATGPRLGISGARLYTLEPYQPGKIPVVFIHGLLSDRFTWAEMVNELKARPGFDERFQIWVFEYPTGRTFLGSAAELRSQLETMCRRFDPCGRDPQLSNVILAAHSMGGLVAKMQITSSGDLLWRSVADRTFDQVSMTPMTRQRLAETFFFDPSPRISRVVYFATPHRGSEFAARLIGRIGSACVEEPENEVRMHRMLITANPDVFAREVRRRIPTSLDLLEPQSKLLQASDRLPIRCGVVTHSIIGAHCWTLSLGRSDGVVSVESARDRNATTERLVEATHSRVKSAPEAVEEFLAILKWHRGSGIGLEP